One Chryseobacterium wanjuense genomic region harbors:
- the ftsY gene encoding signal recognition particle-docking protein FtsY, protein MSWFKNIFKKEEKETLDKGLEKSSQGFFEKMTKAVVGKSKVDDEVLDDLEEVLIASDVGASTTIKIIEKIEERVARDKYVSIGELDKILREEISNLLLENPHKGTGNIDTTKKPYVIMVVGVNGVGKTTTIGKLAHQFKSEGKNVVLGAADTFRAAAVDQLVIWSQRVGVPIVKQEMGSDPASVAFDTVQSAVAQNADVVIIDTAGRLHNKVNLMNELSKIKRVMQKVIPDAPHEILLVLDGSTGQNAFEQAKQFTAATEVNALAVTKLDGTAKGGVVIGISDQFQIPVKYIGVGEKMQDLQLFNGTEFVDSFFKKR, encoded by the coding sequence ATGAGTTGGTTTAAAAATATTTTTAAAAAAGAAGAGAAAGAAACCCTAGATAAAGGATTGGAAAAATCCAGCCAGGGATTCTTCGAAAAAATGACGAAAGCCGTAGTCGGTAAAAGCAAAGTAGACGACGAAGTTCTGGATGATCTGGAAGAAGTACTCATTGCATCGGACGTAGGCGCATCTACAACCATCAAAATCATAGAAAAAATTGAAGAACGTGTTGCCAGAGATAAATACGTAAGCATCGGTGAACTTGACAAGATCCTTCGTGAAGAAATTTCCAATCTTCTGCTTGAAAATCCTCATAAAGGAACCGGAAATATAGATACTACCAAAAAACCTTACGTGATCATGGTAGTCGGTGTAAACGGTGTCGGAAAAACCACAACGATCGGAAAACTTGCCCATCAATTCAAATCTGAAGGAAAAAATGTTGTTTTAGGAGCCGCAGATACTTTCAGAGCTGCTGCGGTGGATCAATTGGTGATCTGGAGCCAAAGAGTCGGCGTTCCTATTGTAAAGCAGGAAATGGGCTCTGACCCGGCTTCCGTAGCCTTTGATACCGTTCAAAGCGCTGTTGCCCAGAATGCAGATGTTGTCATCATAGATACAGCAGGCAGACTTCATAATAAAGTAAACCTGATGAATGAGCTTTCAAAAATCAAAAGGGTAATGCAAAAGGTAATTCCTGACGCTCCTCACGAAATTTTGTTGGTTCTGGATGGTTCTACAGGACAAAACGCTTTCGAACAGGCAAAACAATTTACCGCAGCTACAGAGGTGAATGCTTTAGCCGTAACAAAGCTGGACGGAACAGCAAAAGGAGGTGTCGTGATCGGCATTTCAGACCAGTTCCAGATTCCGGTGAAATATATTGGTGTCGGAGAAAAGATGCAGGACCTGCAATTGTTCAATGGTACGGAATTTGTTGATTCGTTCTTCAAGAAAAGATGA